Proteins encoded together in one Candidatus Xianfuyuplasma coldseepsis window:
- the dnaN gene encoding DNA polymerase III subunit beta: MNFQINKDTLLNNLIVAQKALSNKTPNPALQGIKLEVLKDHLVITTSNSDIAIKLTVKDASLAVKSEGSVLIPGKYFIEIIRKLDGLKVQLSMAADNMLRIEADRSDITLNMMDLDDYPELQFSEKVKSIKINVRVLKTIIRQTAFATSSIENRPILTGVNFKIDGKKLIAIATDSYRLSQKEIELNESYEALNIIIPGRSLEELIKVLENNNDQVELHFDHSKILFKYNNLLFQSRLLEGNYPETSKLIPTEFATVIKFNKENLSTAIERASLLSSRDGNNAIVKLALRQDNIVEITSNSPEIGKVLEEVYPVDEIVGHPFKIAFSSKYILDALKIFNSSEVSVNFTGEIRPFIIKGEYDENMLQLILPVRTE, encoded by the coding sequence ATGAATTTTCAAATCAACAAAGACACACTGCTTAATAATTTGATTGTTGCTCAAAAAGCACTCTCGAATAAAACACCAAATCCTGCTTTGCAAGGAATTAAACTAGAAGTATTAAAAGATCATTTAGTGATTACAACAAGTAATTCGGACATCGCAATTAAATTAACAGTTAAAGATGCCAGTCTTGCTGTAAAAAGTGAAGGTTCTGTATTAATACCAGGAAAGTACTTCATTGAAATCATACGCAAGTTAGATGGATTGAAAGTACAATTGTCCATGGCGGCAGATAACATGCTACGCATTGAAGCGGATCGGTCTGACATTACGTTGAATATGATGGATTTAGATGATTATCCCGAATTACAATTCAGTGAAAAAGTAAAATCAATCAAAATTAATGTCCGTGTTCTAAAAACAATCATCCGTCAAACCGCATTTGCAACGTCATCCATTGAAAATCGTCCAATCTTAACAGGAGTAAACTTCAAAATTGATGGTAAAAAGTTGATTGCCATAGCTACCGACAGTTATCGTTTAAGTCAAAAAGAAATTGAGTTAAACGAATCATATGAAGCACTCAATATCATTATTCCAGGTCGTAGTTTAGAGGAATTAATCAAAGTCCTTGAGAACAACAACGACCAAGTTGAGTTGCATTTTGATCATTCAAAAATCTTATTTAAATACAATAATTTGTTGTTCCAATCACGTTTGTTAGAAGGAAACTATCCCGAAACATCAAAATTAATCCCAACCGAGTTCGCGACAGTTATCAAATTTAACAAAGAAAACTTATCCACAGCAATTGAACGCGCGAGTTTACTGTCCAGTCGTGACGGAAATAACGCGATTGTAAAACTAGCACTACGTCAAGACAATATTGTTGAAATCACCTCCAACAGCCCTGAAATCGGGAAAGTCTTAGAAGAAGTGTATCCAGTGGATGAAATTGTTGGACATCCTTTTAAAATTGCCTTTAGTTCAAAATACATTTTAGATGCGTTAAAAATCTTCAATTCAAGCGAAGTTTCCGTTAATTTCACCGGTGAAATACGACCATTTATCATCAAAGGTGAATACGACGAAAACATGTTGCAACTCATCCTTCCAGTACGAACCGAATAA
- the yaaA gene encoding S4 domain-containing protein YaaA: MEKIAITTDYITLGQFIKFIDVIPSGGMVKYILQEYTIYVNDVEESRRGKKLYPGDKILIKSIGEYRITKQ; this comes from the coding sequence ATGGAAAAAATAGCGATCACAACCGACTATATCACCTTAGGTCAATTTATCAAATTTATCGATGTCATTCCTTCTGGAGGTATGGTGAAATATATTCTCCAAGAATACACCATATACGTCAACGACGTCGAAGAGTCTCGACGCGGTAAAAAATTATACCCAGGAGACAAGATATTGATTAAATCAATCGGTGAATATCGCATCACAAAACAATGA